The Dreissena polymorpha isolate Duluth1 chromosome 9, UMN_Dpol_1.0, whole genome shotgun sequence genome contains the following window.
TATTGATTTTCGTGGGCATTATATTTATTAGATACAAATGTTAGTGTTGATTTAAGAGGGCATTCTTTTAGATAAAAAGAGTGGGGTTGATTTTTATGTTCGACGTTTCAGATACAAAAAGTGATGTTGATTTTCATGGGCATTCTATCAGATACAAAAGCCAAAAGCTGGTATTTTTTTAGAGGGCATTCTTTCAGATAAAAAGGAATGTGTAAAGTGGAATTACTCTTCCTATGTCTTTCTCAAGAACAAGAACTAAAACAGGCAATTTAATAAAGATTCAATCTTAATCagcatttgaataataaaatttaataaccTATGCCATGTAAATTATTGCCAAGACTAATACTTGATGTTTAATTAATTCTAGGACCAGCAAGGGTACATATCTGCTAGGGTGGGCTCATGTAGCGAGGCGATCAAAACCCTTCAGCAGGCCACACAACACCTAGACTCTGCCAAGAAAAACGGCATCGAAAGCAAAGTCTTCCTTCAGATGAAAAAGATTAAAAAGCAAGTAAGACACTTTGAGGAGCTGCTGGCAGATatccaaaagaaaaacaaagaagCTCTGAATTTCAAGTTCAAAGCAGATCCTAAAGTTAAGGAGTTCCTGAAGATGACGGATGTTCTCGGAACTCTTGATATAGTACAGGCACCAGGAAAGACTGTGACGACGCTGAAACATTTCAAAGTCAACTCCCAAAGTGATGCCTATGATGTGTCTGACGTCACAGGGTCGTGTTTCCTGTCAGACGGACGTCTAATCCTTGCTGACATGTATAACGAGAGTCTGAAAGTCGTGGACACAAGTTTCGCACTGGTGACCCAAACCAAGCTATCCACAGAGCCTTGGGATGTGTGCCCCATTTCCGATACTCAAGTCATTGTCACTCTGCCTAAAGAGAAAAAACTCCAGTTTTTCAACATTGGTTCAACCATACAACCGCTCAAAAAGATAGGCAACATTCCATCTTTAAAAAGCAGTCAGTACTTTGGTGTAGCATACTACAAAGAGAGGCTTTATGTAACATGCCCAAAAGAAACACCCCCATGCATCAAAATCCTGGATATGAATGGGGCCCCAGTCCATGAAATTGCAAACAGCAACCAAGAACAGCCAATCTTCAGCGATCCATTGTTCATAGCAGTGCAAAATGATGGGAAGACTATCTACGTCTCTGACAGCGGAAACAACACAATCGTAACGATAGACACCAGGAACGACGAGGTAAAGCACACACACCAAATGGCAGATGGCAACCACCCAGGTGGACTTGTAGTGCTCACAGAGGGGGACGTATACACCTGTGGCTTCAAGTCAAATAACGTTCTCCGCTTTAATGCCAGGGGCCAGTATCTGGAAGAACTCATTACAAATCAAGGGGGGCTACTCTCACCGCAGTCAATATGCTATTGGTCACAGGGGAGACAACTTGTGGTCACCATGCAGAAATCAAACATCGTCAAagtatttcaagtttcataacTGAACTATAAATATTATAGCGAAATAGGATtttcacactcaactcttgacactCAGAAATGCCAATGGAATTTGTATTGTATATCCTTCAATAGGATGTTACTGTTGACAACTGCCtaaatttgtttgttgttgttttctttattgaactgtttattattacaattattgtgtgggttattttaaataaatgtatgctTTTGTTTTAGTTTACACTTATTCTCTCAAAAATGAAGCAATAGAAAATATGacatttgatttaattttaactTGGTAACATTAGTGtaaccaaaattaaataattcatttcaCTTGAAATTCAAACCATATGAAATATGTGCATATAGAAGAATCTTACAGGCCACAACTAATGAAGGAAAAAACCTTGGACTACTCACCTGCAGAAAGCATCATTCACCCTTGTTATAAGAATGGCTGGCTCCTCTTTGCACTTCATGCATTTTCTATCAAGACTGAAAAAATAACAagaatcaaaaataaaaatatgggctgtccattgtagtggcagccattgtgtgaatacgatttttgtcactgtgaccttgacctttgacctagtgacctgaaaatcaataggggtcatctgcgagtcacgatcaatgtacctatgaagtgtcatgatcctaggcaaaagcgttcttgagttatcatcggaaaaccattttactattttgggtaaccgtgaccttgacctttgaccaagtgacctcaaaatcaataggggtcatctgcgagtcatgatcaatctacccatgaagtttcatgatcctaggcgtatgcgttcttgagttatcatccggaaaccattttactatttcgggtcaccgtgaccttgacctttgacctagtgacctcaaaatcaataggggtcatctgcaagtcatgatcaatctacccatgaagtttcatgatcctaggcgtatgcgttcttgagttatcattcaaaagccattttactatttctggtcaccgtgaccttgacctttgacctagtgacctcaaaatcaataggggtcatctgcgagtcatgatcaatgtacctatgaagtttcatgatcctaggcccaagcgttcttgagttatcgtctgacaaccacctggtggacggaccgaccgacagaccgacatgagcaaagcaatataccccctcttcttcgaaggggggcataaacatcAAACCAATCATGGgtgaaatatgaaattttgtcacaTCCATTTCAACCCTTGAAAGTGAATTGTTGCTGATTCAAGGCTCAACATatacggttgtcctattgcccctggcaagtaaaagttaaGTCCGGGCAAGTtactttataatctagttgtccacCGGGGCAAGTGCAAGAAAtaacaaagcatttaatttagactttaatcattcagttaaatgtgcaaaaataaaaaaggttttgtggtgtatgattttgatctttattaaaaaatattaggttaacagttaatgtaatatttcatgtttgggcaaatggctttatgttcagggcaagtagattttctacgTACTTtcccggtagggcaagttggtttttaggttaatgttgaggcCTGTGATTGTAacttgaaacaagagggccatgatggccctaaatcgctcacctgactaaccaaatacaatcacaacccagttttcatcaagaaaaacattctgaacaaatttcataaaaaatgatgaaaactgtgacctctatttcctacaaaaggtttttctaatatttgacctattgacctagtttttgaccccaggtgacccaaatacaatcccaacccagatttcatcaagacaaacattctgaccatatttcatgaagattggatgaaaactgtgacctctattgtctacacattgtttttctattatttgacctagtgacctagtttttgacccaagatgacccaaatacaatcccaacccagagttcatcaagataaacattctgaccaatattcttaaagatttgatgaaaactgtgacgtctactgtctacacatacaaattgttgatggtttttctattatttgacctagtgacctagtttttgacctcagatgacccaaatacaatcccaacccagatttcatcaagataaacattctgacaaagtttcataaagattggattaaaactgccacctctattgtctacacaaggtttttctattattttacctagtttttgaccttgtgaactagtttttgaccccagatgacccaaatacattcccaaggcagatttcattaaaataaacatagcttgaccaaatttcataaagattggatgaaaactgcgacctctattgtctacacaaggtttttctattaattgacctagtttttgacctagtgacctcgtttttgacccgacctagtttttgaccccagatgacccaaatacaatcccaacccagatttaatcaagataaacattctgaacgaatttcataaacattggatgaaaactgtgacctctactgtctacacaaacaaattgttgatgatttttcaattatttgacctagtgacctagtttttgaccccagatgacccaaatacaatcccaacccagagttcatcaagataaacattctgaccaaatttcataaagattggatgaaaaatgcgacctctattgtctacacaaggtttttctattatttgacctacagtacagccaaagcggaacaaacgtatttcgcgatccgcggcggcaaggcgaaacgagtcgatgccgcgtcagtcgttgaagccgcgtcagtatgcggcggcaagtcgcatttcgccgcgaaacttcgcatctgtccgccgaggcatgccgcggtccgcgacatgatgccgagtcgatgcgatcatgaatatatatttttttaattattagttacatgtagttaacaaattttgaaagaacaattataataataattaaaat
Protein-coding sequences here:
- the LOC127844186 gene encoding uncharacterized protein LOC127844186, with the translated sequence MSVHSVKYYDVERTLSRLAMNYDRERSLLPPSTAESATRLDRMREYSYALSARTQYSRPGRTNLSAIPANSPPSNTPVPTATQTKQKRKVAKSMSTDIQCSPCSRDNLHHDAAGYCIECSEYFCESCIKHHKNLKITKNHTMQDRRKMPKVQKYDPEEEIIEICEEHPMELIRFFCKDHDEPSCRICATLKHRACSTLVFIPDLKSKETNKSCVNTIKQMNALAAQFETAREETERTMKTLEIKKHDYEQSMLKLHQDFIDHLHYLEQQAMSNMETLYQDQQGYISARVGSCSEAIKTLQQATQHLDSAKKNGIESKVFLQMKKIKKQVRHFEELLADIQKKNKEALNFKFKADPKVKEFLKMTDVLGTLDIVQAPGKTVTTLKHFKVNSQSDAYDVSDVTGSCFLSDGRLILADMYNESLKVVDTSFALVTQTKLSTEPWDVCPISDTQVIVTLPKEKKLQFFNIGSTIQPLKKIGNIPSLKSSQYFGVAYYKERLYVTCPKETPPCIKILDMNGAPVHEIANSNQEQPIFSDPLFIAVQNDGKTIYVSDSGNNTIVTIDTRNDEVKHTHQMADGNHPGGLVVLTEGDVYTCGFKSNNVLRFNARGQYLEELITNQGGLLSPQSICYWSQGRQLVVTMQKSNIVKVFQVS